Proteins encoded in a region of the Anopheles ziemanni chromosome 2, idAnoZiCoDA_A2_x.2, whole genome shotgun sequence genome:
- the LOC131282995 gene encoding CTP synthase: MKYILVTGGVISGVGKGVIASSFGTLLNACGIGITSIKIDPYINIDAGTFSPYEHGEVFVLDDGGEVDLDLGNYERFLDIVLHRDNNITTGKIYKTVIDRERVGDYLGKTVQVVPHITDAIQEWVERVAKQPVKQNVQPEVCIVELGGTIGDIEGMPFVEAFRQFQFRVKKENFCVAHVSLVPAPRATGEPKTKPTQASVRELRGLGLSPDLIVCRSEHPIGDEVKDKISNFCHVAPEQVICIHDLSSIYHVPLLMEQAGVIDILNERLQLNLPSPRPPEFMQSWRDLAERVENVYKKVNIALVGKYTKLEDSYASVAKALMHASIAAGYKLNLKFIDACNLERQTKGENPHLYYEAWHSLTNSHGVIVPGGFGSRGMEGKIRACQWSRENNKPLLGICLGLQAAVIEFARNVLSMKDANTTEADPDTEFPLVIDMPEHHTGMLGGTMRLGKRTTIFKEDSKIRKLYGNKTQIEERHRHRYEVNPEYVAKLEARGMRFVGHDSEKERMEIVELADHPYYVAVQFHPEYLSRPLKPSPPFMGLILAAVGKLDSYLTNGQKVLLNQPLNNHVTASESSSDDDLYHGRQQQQQQQRVGAGRASNSSTSIEPTPNSTLTPIKQGSPAKMNGTAVPNNIAKVNEAVHENGTC, encoded by the exons ATGAAATACATTCTTGTGACCGGTGGCGTGATTAGCGGCGTCGGCAAGGGTGTTATTGCCAGTTCATTCGGTACGCTTCTGAACGCGTGCGGCATCGGTATCACATCGATCAAGATCGATCCGTACATCAATATTGATGCGGGGACATTTTCACCTTACGAGCACG GTGAAGTATTCGTGCTCGACGATGGCGGCGAGGTCGATCTTGATTTGGGGAACTACGAACGCTTCCTGGACATAGTGCTGCACAGAGACAACAACATAACGACCGGAAAGATTTATAAAACGGTCATCGATAGGGAGCGTGTCGGAGATTACCTTGGAAAAACAGTTCAAG TGGTACCACACATTACGGATGCAATCCAGGAATGGGTTGAGCGGGTTGCTAAGCAACCGGTCAAGCAGAACGTTCAACCGGAAGTGTGCATCGTCGAGCTGGGCGGAACGATCGGTGATATCGAGGGAATGCCATTCGTTGAAGCCTTCCGGCAGTTTCAGTTTCGCGTGAAGAAGGAAAATTTTTGCGTGGCGCACGTATCGCTCGTCCCGGCACCACGTGCAACCGGTGAACCAAAAACGAAGCCCACCCAAGCCAGCGTACGCGAACTGCGGGGCCTCGGACTGAGTCCAGATCTGATCGTATGCCGCTCGGAGCATCCGATCGGTGATGAAGTGAAGGACAAGATTAGTAACTTTTGCCACGTGGCACCGGAACAGGTGATCTGCATACACGACCTGTCGTCGATCTATCATGTGCCGCTGCTGATGGAGCAGGCCGGCGTGATCGACATCCTGAACGAGCGCCTGCAGTTGAATCTGCCCTCTCCCAGACCACCAGAGTTCATGCAATCGTGGCGCGATCTGGCCGAGCGGGTAGAGAACGTTTATAAAAAGGTGAACATCGCACTGGTAGGAAAGTACACGAAGCTGGAAGACTCGTATGCGTCCGTCGCGAAGGCGCTCATGCATGCGTCCATTGCGGCCGGTTATAAGCTGAACCTAAAATTTATTGATGCGTGTAATCTGGAGCGCCAAACGAAGGGCGAAAACCCTCACCTCTATTATGAAGCGTGGCATTCGTTGACCAACAGCCA TGGCGTTATCGTGCCCGGCGGTTTTGGATCACGCGGCATGGAAGGCAAGATCCGTGCGTGCCAGTGGAGTCGTGAGAATAATAAGCCCCTGCTCGGCATCTGTCTTGGGTTGCAGGCGGCCGTCATAGAGTTTGCACGGAATGTGCTTTCGATGAAG GATGCCAATACGACCGAAGCCGATCCAGATACGGAATTTCCATTGGTGATCGATATGCCCGAACATCATACCGGCATGTTAGGAGGAACGATGCGACTCGGCAAGCGAACCACCATCTTCAAAGAAGACAGTAAAATAA GAAAACTATAcggcaacaaaacacaaattgaaGAAAGACATCGTCACCGGTACGAGGTGAACCCGGAGTACGTGGCAAAGCTCGAGGCACGGGGAATGCGTTTTGTTGGGCACGATTCCGAGAAGGAGCGTATGGAAATCGTCGAACTTGCCGACCATCCGTACTATGTGGCTGTCCAGTTCCACCCCGAGTATCTTTCGCGACCCCTCAAACCGTCACCACCCTTCATGGGTCTGATCCTCGCTGCAGTCGGCAAGCTGGACAGCTATCTCACCAATGGCCAGAAGGTGCTGCTAAACCAGCCGCTCAACAATCACGTTACGGCCAGCGAGAGTTCCAGCGACGACGATCTCTATCACGgtcggcaacagcagcagcagcaacagcgggTTGGTGCCGGTCGTGCAAGCAATAGTAGCACGTCCATCGAGCCAACCCCGAATAGTACGTTGACGCCGATCAAACAAGGATCACCGGCAAAAATGAATGGAACTGCGGTGCCCAACAATATCGCCAAGGTGAACGAAGCCGTACACGAGAATGGAACATGTTGA
- the LOC131283760 gene encoding glyceraldehyde-3-phosphate dehydrogenase 2, giving the protein MSKIGINGFGRIGRLVLRASLAKGASVVAINDPFIGVDYMVYLFKYDSTHGRFKGEVSAQDGFLVVNGQKIAVFQERDPKAIPWGKAGAEYVVESTGVFTTIEKASAHLEGGAKKVIISAPSADAPMFVVGVNLDAYEPSMKVVSNASCTTNCLAPLAKVINDNFGILEGLMTTVHATTATQKTVDGPSGKLWRDGRGAAQNIIPAATGAAKAVGKVIPALNGKLTGMAFRVPTPNVSVVDLTVRLAKPAPYEQIKQKVKEAAAGPMKGILDYTEEEVVSTDFVGDCHSSIFDAKAGIQLSDTFVKLISWYDNEYGYSNRVVDLIKYMQSKD; this is encoded by the coding sequence atgtCGAAGATCGGAATTAACGGATTCGGCCGCATCGGTCGCCTGGTGCTGCGTGCCTCGCTGGCCAAGGGTGCCTCGGTGGTCGCCATCAACGACCCCTTCATCGGTGTCGACTACATGGTGTACCTGTTCAAGTACGATTCGACGCACGGTCGCTTCAAGGGCGAAGTGTCCGCCCAGGACGGTTTCCTGGTGGTGAACGGCCAGAAGATCGCCGTCTTCCAGGAGCGCGACCCGAAGGCCATCCCGTGGGGTAAGGCTGGTGCCGAGTACGTCGTGGAGTCGACTGGTGTGTTCACCACGATCGAGAAGGCCTCGGCCCATCTGGAGGGTGGTGCCAAGAAGGTCATCATCTCGGCCCCGTCCGCCGATGCGCCGATGTTCGTCGTTGGCGTCAACCTGGACGCGTACGAGCCATCGATGAAGGTTGTCTCGAACGCTTCCTGCACCACCAACTGCCTGGCCCCGCTCGCCAAGGTCATCAACGACAACTTCGGCATCCTGGAGGGTCTGATGACGACCGTGcacgccaccaccgccacccagAAGACCGTCGATGGACCGTCCGGCAAGCTGTGGCGTGATGGTCGTGGCGCTGCCCAGAACATCATCCCGGCGGCTACCGGTGCGGCTAAGGCCGTCGGCAAGGTCATTCCGGCTCTGAACGGCAAGCTGACTGGCATGGCGTTCCGTGTGCCTACCCCGAACGTGTCGGTCGTCGATCTGACTGTCCGCCTGGCCAAGCCGGCCCCGTACGAGCAGATCAAGCAGAAGGTGAAGGAGGCTGCCGCTGGCCCGATGAAGGGAATCCTCGACTACACCGAGGAGGAGGTCGTCTCGACCGACTTCGTCGGCGACTGCCACTCGTCGATCTTTGACGCTAAGGCCGGAATCCAGCTGAGCGACACGTTTGTCAAGCTGATCTCCTGGTACGACAACGAGTACGGCTACTCGAACCGTGTCGTTGACCTGATCAAGTACATGCAGTCCAAGGATTAA
- the LOC131281085 gene encoding outer mitochondrial transmembrane helix translocase-like gives MSGVNVSRNEVVQFVLRISLLSIVTYYSAKWLIRNLDPSNKTKKKAIEHAEDILKKLSPTLKKSAVQNLNEYEMVIASHLIVPENISESWDSIAGLDHVCEEIKESLVFPVCHRDMFAGSALYQPPKGVLLYGPPGCGKTLIAKATAKEAGMRFINLDVAMLTDKWYGESQKLASAVFSLAVKIQPCIIFIDEIDSFLRARNSSDHEATAMMKTQFMMLWDGLNTESDSTVIVMGATNRPQDLDKAILRRMPAQFHIGLPSEEQRQKILQLVLQKERLSPEIDFAQLARLTNGFSGSDLKEICRNASVHRVRKVMKSKEMIAAVQEMGTPAITMEDLTESLRGMKHSKYTTGVVSDARIDLD, from the exons ATGTCTGGAGTGAACGTATCACGCAACGAGGTGGTGCAGTTCGTACTGCGGATCTCGCTGTTATCAATCGTCACCTACTACTCTGCGAAATGGTTGATCCGGAATTTGGATCCgtccaacaaaaccaaaaagaaagCCATCGAGCATGCGGAGGATATTCTGAAGAA GTTGAGTCCCACACTCAAAAAATCTGCTGTACAGAACCTAAACGAATACGAAATGGTTATTGCGTCCCACTTGATTGTGCCGGAGAACATTTCTGAAAGCTGGGACAGCATTGCCGGATTGGATCACGTGTGTGAGGAAATCAAGGAGAGTCTCGTGTTTCCCGTGTGCCACCGTGACATGTTTGCCGGATCGGCGCTCTATCAACCACCGAAAGGAGTGTTACTTTATGGTCCACCTG GTTGTGGCAAAACGCTAATCGCCAAGGCAACGGCAAAGGAGGCTGGTATGCGCTTCATTAATCTGGACGTCGCGATGCTGACGGACAAGTGGTATGGTGAGTCGCAGAAGCTCGCGTCGGCTGTGTTCTCGCTGGCGGTAAAAATTCAACCATGCATCATCTTCATCGATGAGATCGATTCGTTCCTTCGCGCGCGTAACTCTTCCGATCACGAAGCCACGGCTATGATGAAAACGCAGTTTATGATGCTTTGGGACGGCCTTAATACCGAATCCGATTCGACCGTAATCGTCATGGGGGCCACCAATCGTCCGCAGGATCTTGACAAAGCTATTCTCCGTCGTATGCCAGCCCAGTTCCACATCGGCTTACCTAGTGAAGAGCAACGCCAGAAAATCCTACAACTTGTGTTGCAGAAGGAGCGGCTCTCGCCAGAGATCGATTTTGCCCAGCTGGCCCGCCTAACCAACGGTTTCTCCGGTTCGGATTTGAAGGAAATTTGCCGTAACGCGTCGGTTCACCGAGTGCGGAAAGTGATGAAGAGCAAGGAGATGATTGCAGCGGTTCAA GAAATGGGTACCCCCGCCATCACAATGGAGGATCTGACGGAATCGCTGCGCGGCATGAAACACTCCAAGTACACTACAGGCGTGGTTAGTGACGCACGGATCGATTTGGATTAA